In Rhodococcus qingshengii JCM 15477, the sequence ACGATGTCGATGAGCGTGCGCGGCGCAGGTGCATGCGCCGACCGTAGGAATACGGACGGAATCCCGAAAGATTGTTCCGTCTCCGACTGCGACTGGAGTGGCAAACCCGTTGGTCCTGTTCTACTCACGAAACTTAGAGTCCTGCGAACTGTCGAGTTGAAAGTCTCATGACAAGTTTGCGAGTTGGTGAACAGATATGCCTAATGCAACATGCCGAACGTGCCGGTCAGTCCGTACTGGCAGCTTGCGCGTGGCCTTCTGCCGAGTCGGCGAACTCGGGTGTGTCGAACACCTCTCCGCCCAGTGGATCGACGACCTTCGATTCCTCGGAGAAGTCGACGGCGCCGGTATCCGGGTCGATGTTGACCGCATGGGCGGGGACTTCGTGGACCGCGACGAGCATGTGGGCGTCGGAGGGATCCGTCATGATCCCGCTTTGTGACGGAGTGAGCCCGGCGAAGGTCGACGAGATCTTCAGATCGCGGAGCCGCTTTTCGGTGGGTTGCGGAACGTCGGTCGATGCCGAGGCATTTGTAGAAACCCGCAGGTAGCGTGGTGCCGACGCGACCTCGTATCGGAATGCCTTCAGCATCGACAGACATGCCAGCACCATGATGACCGAGAACGGTACCGCCGTGGCGATGGCAACGGTTTGCAGCGCCGTGAGCGATCCACTGCCACCCACGATGAGGAGAACTGCGGCCGCGGCACCGGAGAGGAACGTCCAGTAGACACGCGTGATCTTGGAGGTCTCCAAGCTGCCACCGGTCGCGAGGATGTCGATGACGATCGAGCCGGAGTCCGCGGACGTGACGAAGAAGAACACGATCACGACGATCGCGAGAACACTCGAAATCGTTCCGAGCGGAAGTCCGTCGAGAAGCGTGAACAACGACGTGTTGGTGTCCACTGCGCCGGATGCGTCGAGCATCGTGCCTTCGTTGCGCTGACGCAGAATGCCGGAGTTACCGAAGATCGTGAACCACAACGAACCAACCAGCGTCGGGGCCAGCAGTACACCGAAGACGAATTCGCGGATGGTGCGGCCGCGTGAGATGCGCGCGATGAACATGCCGACGAACGGTGCCCAGCTCATCCACCAACCCCAGTAGAAGATGGTCCATGCGCCCTGCCAGCCGTCTTCGGCGAACGGGGACGTGCGCAGCATCAGTTCGGGCAAGGCCTGGACGTATCCGCCGAGGTTCTGCACCCACGACTGCATGAGGAACAGCGTCGGTCCCAGAATCAGGACGAACAGGGCCAGCGCGGCAGCGAGCATCATGTTGATGTTGGAGAGCCACTTGAGGCCCTTCGTGACACCGGAGACGACCGAGAAGGTCGCCATGCCCGTCACGATGACGATGATGGTGATGACCAACCAGTTGTCGGTCTCCACCCAGCCGAGGTAGTCGAGGCCGGCCGAGATCTGCTGGACACCGAAGCCCAGCGACGTCGCGACACCGAACAGCGTGCCGACGATGGCGACGACGTCGATGGCGTGGCCGATCTTTCCTTCGATGCGAGCCCGTCCGAGGAGCGGCTCGAGCAGCCAACGGATCGACAGCGGGCGACCCTTTCGGTAGGTCATGTACGCCAGACCAAGGCCGACGACGACGTAGATCGCCCATGCATGCAAGCCCCAGTGGAACAGCGTCAGTTCCATGGCTTGATTGGCTGCGGCGTCCGTGGATCCGGCGATCTGCCCGGCGACAGGTGGGGTCACGTAGTGCGAAAGTGGTTCGGCTACTCCGTAGAACACGAGCCCGATGCCCATGCCGGCGCTGAAGAGCATCGCGAACCACGAGAGCATCCCGAACTCGGGCTGCTCGTCGTCACGTCCCAATCGGATGTTGCCGATGCGGCTGATTCCGCAGTACAGCGCGAAGATCACGAAACCGGTGGCCGAGAGGATGTACCACCAGCCGACGCCGTCGCTGATCACATTGTTGAGTGTTTCGAAAGCATCCGCGGCGGTTCCCGCGTAGATCACGGCAAAGGCGATCAGGGCAAAGATCACTATCGACGCGGGGATGAACACGGGTTTCCGTAGTTCACGCCACGCAGTTTTGACCGCAGTCATTCCACTCCTCGAACGTTCAGGCATTCACAGCGCCCCTCAGGGCGGCCACGTGTCACGCGTAGGTGGGCGTTTCGCTCACACCATCGCAGGTCAAGACCGGGCTATTGCTTTGAAATTCAACGTAACGTCAAGTTTCGGTCAACTCAACTGGACGAAAGATGCTGCACTGTCGCGAAAGTTCTCACTGGATACCGTAGTTCCGGTTGTAAATCGTTGGGCAATAGTGTCATTGGGTCATGAGTGGAATGCTGAACGGCGAATTCGATTGGTACGGTGAGTTGAATCGGTCGAGTCGACGCTCACCGATTGACCGCATTTGTCAAACTCGGCGAAACAGCCTGTCTGTCAGGTGGTTAACTCCTGGCGTGCTCGCTCGATCGTGGCGGTCAGGTGTCGATACCTAACTGTGATTGTGATGGTCGCAACTATCGGTGTTGCGGGCCCTGTTCGCCCCGCTGAGCGTCGATCAGATCCATCGCATCCTTCAGGCCCAAGCCCGGATGTAGTTCGCGTAGTGCCTTGATTGCCGGAATGCGGTCGTCTGTCGACGCGAGTGCGCTACGGACGTCGTCGGCGGGTACTTCGGTGGGGGCAGTTGTCCCTTCCCACCACACCGACTGAGGTTTGTTCCTGTTTCGCCAGGCTTGGACGGTGCCGTAGGCAAATCCGGCCGTCGCGAAAAGCCAGATTGCCAGGCGAACCCAATTACCGGTTGTCGGTTCCGTGGTCACTGTATGGATGGTGCTCGGACCGATTACGACTACGAGCAGGACGAGGCCAATCGTCTGCCACCATCGCTCGACGCGCCTGCTCGGATTCCACCACTCGGCCATCGATCGATACTCGCACAGGGCTGCTGTTTCGGTGCGACGATGGAGATCATGGAGATTCGTGATGCGGTGGAGCGACTTCGGGCGGATTCCGGGACCTCGATGATCTTCGGAGAACCGCACCAGACCAGCGACGGATCGACGATCATCACGGTTTCGCGTCTACACCGGCGGTGGCGGGGCGACCCGATACCGGTGCCAGTGGGAGTGTTCTCGATCCACGAGGGTGAGCCGTCGTGGTCACCGGCCGTCGATCACACCAGGGCGGCTTTGATGGGGGAGTTCATCGGGCTGGCGGCCGCGGTGATCGCAACCCTGGCAGTTCTACGTCGACCGCCCTGGCCTGATGTGACGATTCAGAAGGGGTGACCCAGAATTACGCCGATCAGTTGGAACGGCATCGCGAGGAACATCGATCCGACGTAGAGCGGATAGCGAATCGGATCGCCGGCGAGGTAACCCTCGGCGAGCCAGGCCATGACGTCTGCTGATCCCATAGTCGTTACTTCCCTTCGCTGTTGTGGTTCACCGACATTTTCGGTCGTGGGAGTTGTTTTGTTACAAGCGAACTCGAAGGAGGAGTACATGTGAAGGCAGTTTCGACGCAGCAAACGTCGTCAAGCGAGATCCCCGGGGGCGGTGTCCTCTACCAGCTAAGTCTCGATACTTAGCACTGTTCCGTAGTGAAATCTGTGCGTT encodes:
- a CDS encoding BCCT family transporter; this translates as MTAVKTAWRELRKPVFIPASIVIFALIAFAVIYAGTAADAFETLNNVISDGVGWWYILSATGFVIFALYCGISRIGNIRLGRDDEQPEFGMLSWFAMLFSAGMGIGLVFYGVAEPLSHYVTPPVAGQIAGSTDAAANQAMELTLFHWGLHAWAIYVVVGLGLAYMTYRKGRPLSIRWLLEPLLGRARIEGKIGHAIDVVAIVGTLFGVATSLGFGVQQISAGLDYLGWVETDNWLVITIIVIVTGMATFSVVSGVTKGLKWLSNINMMLAAALALFVLILGPTLFLMQSWVQNLGGYVQALPELMLRTSPFAEDGWQGAWTIFYWGWWMSWAPFVGMFIARISRGRTIREFVFGVLLAPTLVGSLWFTIFGNSGILRQRNEGTMLDASGAVDTNTSLFTLLDGLPLGTISSVLAIVVIVFFFVTSADSGSIVIDILATGGSLETSKITRVYWTFLSGAAAAVLLIVGGSGSLTALQTVAIATAVPFSVIMVLACLSMLKAFRYEVASAPRYLRVSTNASASTDVPQPTEKRLRDLKISSTFAGLTPSQSGIMTDPSDAHMLVAVHEVPAHAVNIDPDTGAVDFSEESKVVDPLGGEVFDTPEFADSAEGHAQAASTD
- a CDS encoding ribosomal protein L7/L12; this translates as MTTEPTTGNWVRLAIWLFATAGFAYGTVQAWRNRNKPQSVWWEGTTAPTEVPADDVRSALASTDDRIPAIKALRELHPGLGLKDAMDLIDAQRGEQGPQHR